The Haliaeetus albicilla chromosome 19, bHalAlb1.1, whole genome shotgun sequence genome has a segment encoding these proteins:
- the LOC104316334 gene encoding poly(U)-specific endoribonuclease, translating to MWDVDVNRLMPGKDYTIDLQGKAGAAQQGDSAVQDSAARHLFHNVNEERLKSIKTFATFISLLDNYEASTGVAEVVTPEETAENNCFLDAILATEVMKLAHEYLLKKKLAKPNLADFKYQLYDIWFQLYARKEGDRPDSCGFEHVFVGETRRGKQILGLHNWVQFYLQEKRNQIDYKGYVTRKNKTRPDKDDQVLSIQFSWKGSVKPIGSTFIGVSPEFEFALYTVIFLLAEERVTRETVKIEEYELQVVVCRHGHHIGTAYPVLLGTSSEG from the exons ATGTGGGATGTGGATGTTAACCGCCTTATGCCTGGGAAAGACTACACAATTGATTTGCAG GGAAAAGCAGGTGCCGCACAGCAAGGTGACAGTGCTGTCCAGGACAGCGCAGCCAGACATCTGTTTCACAACGTAAATGAAGAACGCTTGAAGAGCATAAAAACTTTTGCAA cctttaTTTCCTTATTGGACAACTATGAGGCATCAACCGGTGTAGCAGAAGTAGTGACTCcagaagaaacagctgaaaacaattGTTTTCTTGATGCTATCTTAGCAACAGAAGTCATGAAA CTAGCTCATGAatatctgcttaaaaaaaaactagCAAAGCCAAACCTTGCCGATTTCAAATATCAGCTCTATGACATCTGGTTCCAGCTCTATGCCAGGAAAGAAGGAGACAG ACCCGATTCTTGTGGTTTTGAACATGTTTTTGTTGGAGAAACAAGGCGTGGTAAACAGATCTTAGGTTTGCACAACTGGGTGCAGTTTTACCTTCAGGAAAAGCGCAACCAAATTGACTACAAGGGATATGTCACTCGGAAGAACAAAACCAGG CCTGACAAAGATGACCAAGTTTTGAGCATccagttcagctggaagggctCAGTCAAGCCAATTGGAAGCACCTTTATTGGTGTCAGCCCAGAGTTTGAATTTGCCCTTTACACCGTCATTTTCCTGCTGGCTGAAGAAAGAGTCACACGTGAAACAGTGAAGATAGAGGAATATGAGCTACAGGTGGTTGTTTGCCGTCATGGGCACCACATTGGAACAGCATATCCAGTACTCCTTGGCACCAGTAGTGAAGGCTAG
- the LOC104316335 gene encoding lactosylceramide 4-alpha-galactosyltransferase: MSSCLPKLTTVLLSHRLGALFILTISFVFFASVMFYWRTGEDAEGQLYSLPAEIRCAHSVPSPPHPAVSGPPPSPRDVFFVETSERTNPSYLFMCSVESAARTHPETRVVVLMKGLANGNASLPNNWAFSLLSCFPNVEVRPLDLTELFSGTPLANWYLQAQQRWEPYFLPVLSDACRITIMWKFGGIYLDTDFIVLKNLKNLTNVLGMQSQDVLNGAFLSFEPKHEFMQLCMQDFVDNYNGWIWAHQGPELLTRVFKKWCPTSKIQNPMSCKGMNVLSTEAFYPIPWEDWRKLFKAIGSSELHELLKNTYAVHVWNKLSHGTKLDITSQAFLAQLYSQFCPATYTKMKKDSEEQSRPAM; the protein is encoded by the coding sequence ATGTCCAGCTGCCTGCCAAAGCTGACCACGGTGCTGCTGAGCCACAGGCTCGGGGCTCTGTTTATCCTCACAATTTCGTTTGTGTTCTTTGCCTCTGTGATGTTCTACTGGAGAACTGGGGAGGATGCTGAGGGCCAGCTCTACAGCTTGCCTGCTGAAATCCGCTGTGCTCACTCTgtgccttctcctccccatcccgcTGTCAGTGggccccctccttccccaaggGATGTGTTTTTTGTGGAGACCTCGGAGCGAACTAACCCCAGTTACCTGTTCATGTGCTCCGTGGAGTCAGCGGCCCGGACGCACCCTGAGACAAGGGTCGTGGTGCTCATGAAAGGTTTGGCAAATGGCAACGCCTCGTTACCCAACAACTGGGCGTTCTCATTGCTGAGCTGCTTCCCCAACGTGGAAGTCCGGCCCCTGGACTTGACAGAGCTTTTCTCTGGCACACCTCTGGCAAACTGGTACTTGCAGGCTCAGCAGCGCTGGGAGCCTTATTTCTTACCCGTCCTGTCTGACGCCTGCAGAATTACCATCATGTGGAAATTTGGTGGCATCTACCTGGACACAGACTTCATTGTGCTTAAGAACTTAAAGAACCTCACCAATGTGCTTGGTATGCAGTCTCAGGATGTACTGAACGGagcttttctgtcctttgaacCCAAGCATGAGTTCATGCAGCTTTGCATGCAGGACTTTGTGGATAACTACAACGGCTGGATCTGGGCGCACCAGGGCCCAGAGCTCCTAACACGTGTCTTCAAGAAGTGGTGCCCCACCAGTAAAATCCAGAATCCTATGAGCTGCAAAGGCATGAATGTTCTTTCCACAGAAGCCTTTTATCCTATTCCCTGGGAGGACTGGAGGAAGTTATTTAAAGCAATCGGCTCCTCAGAGCTTCACGAGCTCCTTAAGAACACCTACGCGGTGCACGTATGGAACAAACTGAGCCATGGGACAAAGCTAGATATAACGTCCCAGGCTTTCCTGGCTCAGCTGTATTCTCAGTTCTGCCCTGCCACATATACGAAGATGAAGAAGGACTCCGAAGAGCAGTCAAGGCCTGCAATGTGA